One segment of Gilliamella sp. ESL0441 DNA contains the following:
- the trpB gene encoding tryptophan synthase subunit beta produces the protein MSKLNPYFGEFGGQYVPQILMPVLEQLEDAFISAINDPSFQKEFNDLLVNYAGRPTALTLCKNLTAGTKTKLYLKREDLVHGGAHKTNQVLGQALLAKRMGKTEIIAETGAGQHGVASALACALLGLKCRIYMGAKDVKRQAPNVFRMRLMGATVIPVETGSATLKDACNEALRDWSGSYEKAHYMLGTAAGPHPFPTIVREFQQMISREAKQQILEKEGRLPDAVIACVGGGSNAIGMFANFIEDKSVRLIGVEPGGHGIESGEHGASLKHGKLGIYFGMKSPMMQTDEGQIEESYSISAGLDFPSVGPQHAYLDSIGRADYVSITDDEALAAFKALSRSEGIIPALESSHALAYAIKMIKENPNKEQLLIVNLSGRGDKDIFTVYDILKAKGEVE, from the coding sequence ATGTCTAAATTAAATCCTTATTTTGGTGAATTTGGCGGGCAATATGTCCCTCAAATATTAATGCCTGTACTTGAGCAACTTGAGGATGCTTTCATCTCTGCGATCAACGATCCCAGTTTCCAAAAAGAGTTTAACGATTTGTTAGTCAACTATGCAGGTCGACCTACAGCACTCACATTATGTAAAAATTTAACGGCGGGTACGAAAACTAAACTCTATTTAAAACGAGAAGATCTTGTGCATGGTGGGGCACACAAAACAAATCAGGTATTAGGGCAAGCTTTATTAGCCAAAAGAATGGGCAAAACGGAAATCATTGCCGAAACAGGTGCAGGGCAGCATGGCGTTGCATCGGCTTTAGCATGTGCACTTTTAGGCTTAAAATGTCGTATTTATATGGGGGCAAAAGATGTTAAGCGCCAAGCACCTAATGTCTTTAGAATGCGTTTAATGGGTGCAACAGTTATTCCTGTTGAAACAGGCTCTGCAACATTAAAAGATGCTTGTAATGAAGCATTACGAGACTGGTCTGGTAGTTATGAAAAAGCACATTATATGTTAGGTACTGCTGCTGGACCGCATCCTTTTCCAACCATTGTCCGAGAGTTTCAACAAATGATCAGCCGTGAAGCAAAACAGCAAATTTTAGAAAAAGAAGGGCGTTTGCCTGATGCTGTCATTGCTTGTGTTGGTGGTGGGTCAAATGCTATCGGGATGTTTGCCAATTTTATTGAAGATAAATCGGTTAGATTAATTGGTGTTGAACCGGGTGGTCATGGTATTGAAAGTGGCGAGCATGGCGCATCATTAAAACATGGTAAACTGGGCATTTATTTTGGGATGAAATCGCCAATGATGCAAACCGATGAAGGACAAATTGAAGAATCTTACTCGATATCTGCGGGTTTGGATTTTCCGTCGGTGGGGCCTCAACACGCTTATTTAGACAGTATCGGACGGGCTGATTATGTGTCGATTACTGATGACGAAGCATTAGCCGCCTTTAAGGCTCTATCACGTAGTGAAGGCATTATCCCAGCATTAGAGTCATCGCATGCCTTAGCTTATGCTATCAAGATGATCAAGGAAAACCCAAATAAAGAACAGTTATTAATCGTCAATTTATCAGGTCGTGGGGATAAAGATATCTTTACTGTTTATGATATTTTAAAAGCAAAAGGAGAAGTCGAATGA
- the rimP gene encoding ribosome maturation factor RimP yields MANIEQQLTEIIQEPVNALGFELVGIEYIRGRYPVLRVYIDSEKGITVDDCADVSRQISAVLDVEDPIKDAYNLEVSSPGMDRPLFTLEHYQRFIGEEITMSLRIPVANRRKWKGHIKSINNEMITLTVDNNDEVFAFSNIQKANIVPNFNLK; encoded by the coding sequence TTGGCTAATATTGAACAGCAATTGACTGAAATTATTCAAGAGCCAGTGAATGCGCTTGGTTTTGAATTAGTCGGTATTGAATATATTCGTGGTCGGTATCCAGTGTTACGAGTTTATATTGATAGTGAAAAGGGTATTACTGTTGATGATTGTGCTGATGTTAGTCGACAAATTAGTGCAGTACTTGATGTCGAAGATCCTATCAAAGATGCTTATAATCTTGAAGTTTCATCACCAGGTATGGACAGACCTTTATTCACGCTTGAACATTATCAACGTTTTATTGGTGAAGAAATCACGATGAGTTTACGCATTCCTGTTGCTAATCGTCGTAAATGGAAAGGACATATAAAATCCATCAATAATGAGATGATTACATTAACAGTCGATAATAATGATGAGGTATTTGCTTTTAGTAATATACAAAAAGCAAACATTGTACCTAATTTTAACCTTAAATAG
- the nusA gene encoding transcription termination factor NusA gives MNKEILAVVEAVSNEKALTRDKIFEALETALATATKKKHTVDIDVVVKIDHKTGDYDTFRRWLVVNEVTQPTKEMTLEAAQYEDPSVKVGDYVQEQIESVAFDRITTQTAKQVIVQKVREAERAMIIDMFRNRIGDIVTGIVKKTTRESVILDLGNNADAMMTRHDMLPRENFRIGDRVRGILYLVEQDNKPAQLCISRSNPQMMEELFRIEVPEIGEEMIDIKGVARDPGSRAKIAVSSNDRRIDPVGACVGMRGARVQAVSNEFGGERIDIVLWDDNPAQYVINAMAPADVVSIVVDEDKHTMDVAVNADTLPQAIGRNGQNIRLASQLTGWTLNVMSTEDLQEKHHAESFAAINNLIKHLDIDEELAKLLVEEGFTSLEELAYVPVDELLEIEELDEELVEALRNRAKDALTTIALANSGDKRPAQDLLDLPGMTQELAYQLAQHDVITLEDLAEQGTDDLVGIEGLTSNQAGDFIMAARNICWFANE, from the coding sequence ATGAATAAAGAAATTTTAGCTGTGGTTGAAGCAGTATCAAACGAAAAAGCATTAACGCGAGACAAAATTTTTGAAGCTTTAGAGACCGCATTAGCGACAGCAACTAAAAAGAAGCATACAGTTGATATTGATGTTGTTGTAAAAATTGATCACAAAACAGGTGATTATGACACCTTCCGCCGTTGGCTTGTTGTGAACGAAGTCACTCAGCCAACGAAAGAAATGACTTTAGAAGCTGCACAATACGAAGATCCTTCTGTAAAAGTTGGTGACTATGTTCAAGAACAGATTGAATCGGTTGCTTTCGATCGTATTACCACACAAACCGCGAAACAAGTTATTGTACAAAAAGTTCGTGAAGCTGAACGTGCCATGATTATAGACATGTTCAGAAATCGAATTGGTGATATTGTTACTGGTATTGTTAAAAAAACAACTCGTGAAAGCGTGATTCTTGATTTAGGTAATAATGCTGATGCGATGATGACACGTCATGACATGCTACCGCGTGAAAACTTCCGCATAGGTGATCGTGTTCGTGGTATCTTGTATCTAGTTGAACAAGATAATAAACCAGCTCAACTTTGTATTAGTCGTTCAAATCCACAAATGATGGAAGAGCTATTCCGTATTGAGGTACCGGAAATCGGTGAAGAAATGATTGATATCAAAGGGGTTGCACGTGATCCAGGTTCTCGAGCTAAAATAGCGGTTAGTAGCAATGACCGGCGTATAGACCCAGTTGGTGCTTGTGTGGGTATGCGTGGTGCTCGTGTTCAGGCTGTATCCAATGAATTTGGTGGTGAACGTATCGATATCGTTTTATGGGATGATAATCCTGCGCAATATGTGATTAATGCCATGGCGCCTGCTGATGTTGTTTCCATTGTCGTTGATGAAGATAAACATACAATGGATGTTGCTGTCAATGCAGATACCTTACCACAGGCTATTGGTCGTAACGGTCAAAATATTCGTTTAGCATCACAACTTACAGGCTGGACGTTAAATGTGATGAGTACCGAAGATTTGCAAGAAAAACATCATGCAGAATCATTTGCGGCAATCAATAATTTGATTAAACATTTGGATATTGATGAAGAATTGGCAAAACTTTTAGTTGAAGAAGGTTTTACTTCTTTAGAAGAACTTGCTTATGTACCGGTTGATGAATTGCTAGAAATCGAAGAACTTGATGAGGAACTCGTCGAAGCATTAAGAAACCGAGCTAAAGATGCATTAACCACGATAGCATTAGCGAATAGTGGTGATAAAAGACCTGCTCAAGATCTCTTAGATTTGCCAGGTATGACACAAGAGTTAGCCTATCAATTAGCTCAGCATGACGTAATAACGTTAGAAGATCTTGCTGAACAAGGTACTGATGATCTTGTGGGAATAGAAGGGTTAACAAGTAATCAAGCTGGCGATTTTATTATGGCTGCACGTAATATTTGTTGGTTTGCAAATGAATAA
- the rbfA gene encoding 30S ribosome-binding factor RbfA produces MAKAFNRSSRVGHELQKEIAVILQREIKDPRLGMVTVSGVDISRDLSYAKVFVTFLNDDDPQVIEQGLTVLNDAKGYIRTLIGKAMRLRIIPEIKFFYDESLVKGMQMSSLVSDVIKQDNERHKD; encoded by the coding sequence ATGGCAAAAGCATTTAATCGCTCATCTCGAGTTGGACATGAATTGCAAAAAGAAATTGCAGTCATATTACAACGAGAAATCAAAGATCCACGTCTAGGCATGGTTACTGTTTCGGGGGTAGATATTTCACGTGATCTATCTTACGCTAAAGTATTTGTGACATTTTTAAACGACGATGATCCACAAGTTATTGAGCAGGGTCTAACCGTACTCAATGATGCGAAAGGATACATTCGTACTTTAATTGGCAAAGCTATGCGATTACGCATTATTCCAGAAATCAAGTTCTTTTATGATGAATCATTGGTTAAAGGAATGCAAATGTCTAGTTTGGTCTCTGATGTTATCAAACAGGATAACGAACGTCATAAAGATTAA
- the trpA gene encoding tryptophan synthase subunit alpha, with translation MSRYQKLFDKLKQEKRGAFVPFVPVGDPNPELSLQIIQTLIDAGADALELGIPFSDPMADGPTIQNANIRAFQGGITVDKCFDILTNIRNHNANIPIGLLIYANLVFKNGIDNFYAKCAKAGVDSVLIADLPVEYAQEFIVSAEKHGIAPIFICPPNADDEVIKNIAKYGKAYTYLVSRSGVTGTENRANKPLTHLLKKLIEFGAPPAIQGFGISEPCQVNEVIKFGAAGAIAGSATVKIIEKNLDNPNNMLSELSTFVKNMKNATQHS, from the coding sequence ATGAGCCGTTATCAAAAACTGTTTGATAAGTTAAAGCAAGAAAAACGAGGTGCATTTGTTCCTTTTGTTCCCGTTGGTGATCCCAATCCAGAGCTCTCATTACAAATAATTCAAACATTAATTGATGCGGGTGCTGATGCATTGGAACTAGGCATTCCATTTTCGGATCCCATGGCGGATGGTCCAACTATTCAAAACGCCAATATTCGGGCATTTCAAGGTGGTATCACCGTAGATAAATGCTTCGATATTTTAACCAACATCAGAAATCATAATGCCAATATCCCTATTGGATTACTCATCTATGCTAACTTAGTATTTAAAAATGGTATTGATAACTTCTATGCCAAGTGCGCTAAAGCAGGCGTAGATTCAGTGTTGATTGCAGATTTACCTGTTGAGTATGCACAAGAGTTTATAGTCTCAGCGGAAAAACACGGCATTGCTCCAATATTTATTTGTCCACCAAATGCCGATGATGAAGTAATTAAAAATATTGCTAAATATGGTAAAGCGTATACTTATTTAGTATCTCGCTCTGGTGTGACAGGGACGGAAAATCGTGCCAATAAACCCCTTACCCATTTATTGAAAAAGCTTATTGAATTTGGTGCGCCTCCTGCTATTCAAGGATTTGGTATTTCTGAACCTTGTCAAGTTAATGAAGTTATTAAATTCGGTGCAGCAGGTGCTATTGCTGGATCAGCAACAGTAAAAATAATTGAGAAAAATCTAGATAATCCCAATAACATGTTGAGTGAATTAAGTACTTTTGTCAAAAACATGAAAAATGCAACTCAACATAGTTAA
- the truB gene encoding tRNA pseudouridine(55) synthase TruB has product MMNIKKTRRDLHGVLLLDKPQGMTSNDALQKVKWLFNAKKAGHTGALDPLATGMLPICFGEATKFSQYLLDSDKRYQVIAKLGERTDTSDADGQIICSKPVNITQSQIDEALTHFRGDILQVPTMFSALKHQGKPLYEYARQGIVIEREARPITVYENQFIQFDVTNHELTLEIHCSKGTYIRTIIDDLGELLGCGAHVIYLRRLQVSNYPIKKMVTLDALQNLADKDELLMPVDSPMNEYPKVILSEQQGKNILLGRTIEIDSTINEVNVSTKENLVRIYQDQRFIGAGIQTNNKLSPKRLISL; this is encoded by the coding sequence ATCATGAATATAAAAAAAACTCGCCGTGATCTTCACGGCGTTTTATTGTTAGATAAGCCACAAGGCATGACATCCAATGATGCATTACAAAAAGTTAAATGGCTTTTTAATGCGAAAAAAGCGGGGCACACAGGCGCTCTTGATCCTTTAGCCACCGGCATGTTACCTATTTGTTTTGGTGAAGCGACCAAGTTTTCTCAATATTTGTTAGATTCAGATAAACGTTATCAAGTCATTGCTAAGCTAGGTGAGCGAACAGATACTTCAGATGCAGATGGTCAAATCATCTGTTCTAAACCAGTCAATATTACTCAATCACAAATTGATGAAGCATTAACGCATTTTCGTGGGGATATTTTACAAGTGCCAACCATGTTTTCGGCATTAAAGCACCAAGGTAAACCACTATATGAATATGCCCGTCAAGGCATTGTCATTGAACGAGAAGCGAGACCCATTACCGTTTATGAAAATCAATTCATTCAGTTCGATGTTACTAATCATGAATTAACATTGGAAATACATTGCTCTAAAGGAACTTATATTCGAACGATTATTGATGATTTAGGTGAACTACTGGGGTGTGGTGCACATGTCATATATTTAAGACGATTGCAGGTTTCTAATTATCCAATCAAAAAAATGGTCACATTAGATGCTTTACAAAACCTAGCCGATAAAGATGAGTTACTAATGCCAGTTGATAGCCCAATGAATGAATATCCAAAAGTAATACTTTCTGAGCAACAAGGCAAAAATATTTTGTTAGGTCGGACGATTGAAATAGATTCAACCATTAATGAGGTTAATGTTTCAACTAAAGAAAATTTGGTGAGAATTTATCAAGATCAACGATTTATCGGAGCTGGCATTCAAACAAACAATAAGTTATCTCCTAAACGTCTGATATCATTATAA
- a CDS encoding LacI family DNA-binding transcriptional regulator: MKKITLTTIAKQANVSIATVSRVLNTPNLTSPETQSRVYQTIEKLNIDTSTYLKPIHTIPENKKILIIDNQFFSRSLINLGVENRLKQNGYKFFYLRFPYDDKNDIHHLIRYVTQNLFDGIIIINDAAYLSNLVQYKTTLPPMILVNHFSLDFTCFYFDHLTIAFNITQYLVHQSHKKIAVILNDSNKISSSLFLQGYQQALLRANIEFDPNYLIHHCFSYEQGRSAIKKLIESNKPPTAIICTDNIHLNYTDEQFYELKDFQQPFAPVMGILDQVNESKKQLTTPFTITYINHSKDRLYNELDKLSRIYKPLYKMGQEAASLLCDILKHNSPSSLQYHLVETESIFIN, encoded by the coding sequence ATGAAGAAAATAACATTAACGACCATTGCAAAACAAGCTAATGTATCAATTGCTACGGTTTCCAGAGTCTTAAATACACCAAATTTAACTTCTCCTGAAACTCAATCTCGTGTTTATCAAACTATTGAAAAATTGAACATTGATACTTCTACATATCTTAAACCCATTCATACCATCCCCGAAAATAAAAAAATATTAATTATCGATAATCAGTTTTTCTCTAGGAGTTTAATTAATTTAGGGGTAGAAAACAGGTTAAAACAAAATGGTTATAAATTTTTCTATTTACGTTTCCCTTATGATGATAAAAATGATATTCATCATTTAATCAGATATGTTACACAAAACCTTTTCGATGGCATTATTATCATCAATGATGCCGCTTATTTAAGTAATCTTGTGCAGTATAAAACGACATTACCGCCAATGATATTAGTTAACCATTTTTCACTTGATTTTACATGTTTCTATTTCGATCATTTAACAATAGCCTTTAATATTACTCAATATTTAGTTCATCAGTCACATAAAAAAATCGCAGTTATTTTAAATGATAGCAATAAAATCAGTTCGTCACTCTTTTTACAAGGTTACCAGCAAGCTCTGCTAAGAGCTAATATTGAATTTGATCCTAATTATCTTATTCATCATTGCTTTAGTTACGAACAGGGTCGTTCAGCAATTAAAAAATTAATTGAAAGCAATAAACCACCTACCGCTATAATTTGTACTGATAATATTCATTTAAATTATACGGATGAACAATTTTATGAACTGAAAGATTTTCAACAACCTTTTGCTCCGGTTATGGGGATATTAGATCAAGTGAATGAAAGTAAAAAACAATTAACTACTCCTTTCACTATCACTTATATTAATCATTCCAAAGATCGTCTATATAATGAGTTGGATAAACTTAGTCGAATTTATAAACCTTTATATAAGATGGGACAGGAAGCAGCCAGTTTACTTTGTGATATTCTTAAACATAATAGTCCTTCATCGTTGCAATATCATCTTGTAGAAACCGAATCCATTTTTATTAATTAA
- the infB gene encoding translation initiation factor IF-2, with the protein MTKVSIETLAQEIKTPVQTLLQQFADAGIKKSASDTVTQKEKEALLAHLNPQQGPTKLTLQRKTHSTLNVSSGGGKSKEIKVEVRKKRTIVKQDPAELEKARLEAELKAKQEAEQKAQKEAELKAQKEAQEKERLRAEQESKKLAEAEAKKRAQEEKSKQDEQNKPVTKAVQEPTVDPKVKKAQEEKARLEAEANEIKRKAEEENRRKLEAEAKRMAEEARKLAEQYNDVDDTDNSDDEDYHVTTSKYARAAEDDTDREVEGGRGRGRNAKQTKQKKSSKLSEGKAEREEARAVTRSSHKKKGKSTLQQSFNKPVQAVNRDVVIGETITVAELANKMAVKGSEVIKTMMKMGAMATINQVIDQETAQLVAEEMGHKVVLRRENELEESLMSDRDTGAEKVSRAPVVTIMGHVDHGKTSLLDYIRKAKVASGEAGGITQHIGAYHVKTANGEITFLDTPGHAAFTSMRARGARATDIVVLVVAADDGVMPQTIEAIQHAKAANVPMVVAVNKIDKPEADPERVKGELAQYGVMSEDWGGDTQFVHVSAKAGTGIDQLLEAILLQAEVLELTAYETGMASGVVIESFLDKGRGSVATVLVQSGTLRKGDIVLCGFEYGRIRAMRNELGKEVTEAGPSIPVEILGLSGVPSAGDEATVVRDEKKAREVALYRQGKFRDVKLARQQKAKLENMFTNMTEGDVSELNIVLKADVQGSVEAISDSLLKLSTDEVKVKIIGSGVGGITETDASLAAASNAIILGFNVRADASARKVIESENLDLRYYSVIYDLIDEVKQAMSGMLAPEYKQEIIGLAEVRDVFKSPKFGAIAGCMVTEGVVKRHNPIRVLRDNVVIYEGELESLRRFKDDVNEVRNGMECGIGVRNYNDVRVGDSIEVFETIEIKRTI; encoded by the coding sequence ATGACCAAAGTATCAATCGAAACACTGGCTCAAGAGATCAAAACTCCAGTGCAAACACTTTTGCAACAGTTTGCCGATGCAGGAATTAAAAAAAGTGCATCTGATACTGTGACCCAAAAGGAAAAAGAAGCTTTGCTTGCTCACTTGAATCCTCAGCAAGGGCCAACAAAATTAACATTACAACGTAAAACTCATTCTACTTTGAATGTATCGAGTGGTGGTGGCAAAAGCAAAGAAATTAAAGTAGAAGTGCGAAAAAAACGCACTATTGTTAAACAAGATCCTGCTGAATTAGAGAAAGCGCGACTTGAGGCTGAATTAAAGGCAAAACAAGAAGCTGAGCAGAAAGCACAGAAGGAAGCTGAACTGAAAGCTCAAAAAGAAGCGCAAGAAAAAGAGAGATTGAGAGCAGAGCAAGAATCTAAGAAACTTGCAGAAGCTGAAGCTAAAAAACGCGCCCAAGAAGAAAAATCTAAACAAGATGAACAAAATAAACCAGTTACCAAAGCGGTGCAAGAGCCAACTGTAGATCCTAAAGTGAAAAAAGCCCAAGAAGAAAAAGCACGTTTAGAAGCTGAAGCTAATGAAATAAAACGAAAAGCTGAAGAAGAAAATCGTCGAAAACTGGAAGCCGAAGCTAAGCGTATGGCGGAAGAAGCTCGAAAATTAGCTGAACAATATAATGATGTCGATGACACTGATAACTCTGATGATGAAGATTATCATGTTACGACATCTAAATATGCAAGAGCTGCTGAAGATGATACTGATCGTGAAGTTGAAGGTGGGCGAGGACGCGGACGTAATGCTAAACAAACCAAGCAGAAAAAAAGCAGTAAATTATCTGAAGGTAAAGCAGAACGCGAAGAAGCACGAGCAGTAACGCGCAGTAGCCATAAAAAGAAAGGTAAAAGTACCTTACAACAAAGTTTTAATAAACCTGTTCAAGCCGTTAACCGAGATGTCGTTATCGGTGAAACCATTACCGTTGCTGAACTTGCTAACAAAATGGCAGTCAAAGGTTCAGAGGTTATCAAAACGATGATGAAAATGGGTGCTATGGCAACCATTAACCAAGTGATTGACCAAGAAACAGCACAATTAGTTGCTGAAGAGATGGGACATAAAGTTGTTCTACGCCGTGAAAATGAACTAGAAGAGTCATTAATGAGTGATCGCGATACGGGTGCTGAAAAAGTATCACGTGCTCCAGTTGTGACCATCATGGGACATGTAGACCATGGTAAAACTTCATTGCTTGACTATATTCGTAAAGCAAAAGTTGCTTCTGGCGAAGCTGGTGGTATTACTCAGCATATCGGTGCATATCATGTTAAAACGGCTAATGGTGAGATCACTTTCTTAGATACACCGGGACATGCAGCATTTACTTCAATGCGTGCTCGTGGTGCAAGAGCGACCGATATTGTTGTTCTTGTCGTGGCAGCAGATGATGGCGTCATGCCTCAAACTATCGAAGCAATCCAGCATGCTAAAGCTGCAAATGTACCCATGGTTGTTGCAGTAAACAAAATCGATAAACCTGAAGCCGATCCAGAACGTGTAAAAGGTGAACTTGCTCAATATGGTGTCATGTCAGAAGATTGGGGCGGAGACACTCAATTTGTTCATGTGTCAGCTAAAGCAGGAACAGGTATAGATCAACTACTTGAAGCCATTTTGTTACAAGCTGAAGTGCTTGAACTCACCGCATATGAAACTGGTATGGCAAGTGGTGTGGTTATCGAATCATTCCTTGATAAAGGTCGTGGATCGGTTGCAACAGTACTTGTTCAATCAGGTACCTTACGTAAAGGTGATATCGTTTTATGTGGATTTGAATATGGTCGTATTCGTGCAATGCGCAACGAATTAGGTAAAGAAGTGACCGAAGCGGGGCCATCAATTCCTGTTGAAATACTTGGTCTATCGGGCGTACCTTCTGCTGGTGATGAAGCAACTGTTGTACGTGATGAAAAGAAAGCACGTGAAGTGGCATTATATCGTCAAGGCAAATTCCGTGATGTTAAACTTGCTCGTCAGCAAAAAGCGAAACTTGAAAACATGTTTACTAACATGACTGAAGGTGATGTATCTGAACTTAATATCGTGCTAAAAGCCGACGTTCAAGGTTCGGTTGAAGCGATTTCTGACTCATTACTTAAACTTTCAACCGATGAAGTTAAAGTCAAAATTATTGGTTCGGGTGTCGGCGGAATTACCGAAACGGATGCATCCCTTGCGGCAGCATCGAATGCTATTATTTTAGGCTTCAACGTACGTGCCGATGCCTCTGCACGAAAAGTGATTGAATCAGAAAATTTAGACCTTCGCTATTACTCAGTTATTTATGATCTAATAGATGAAGTGAAACAAGCCATGAGTGGTATGTTAGCACCAGAATATAAGCAAGAAATTATTGGTCTTGCGGAAGTTCGCGATGTCTTTAAATCGCCTAAATTTGGTGCAATCGCTGGTTGTATGGTCACAGAAGGTGTGGTTAAACGTCATAATCCAATCCGTGTTTTACGTGATAACGTTGTTATCTATGAAGGCGAACTTGAATCATTACGTCGCTTTAAAGATGATGTTAATGAAGTTCGTAACGGCATGGAATGTGGTATTGGTGTACGTAACTACAATGATGTGCGTGTTGGCGATTCTATCGAAGTCTTTGAAACTATCGAAATCAAGCGTACAATCTAA